In the Syngnathus scovelli strain Florida chromosome 16, RoL_Ssco_1.2, whole genome shotgun sequence genome, one interval contains:
- the arl6ip1 gene encoding ADP-ribosylation factor-like protein 6-interacting protein 1 isoform X2, which produces MVEGDNKSANMLAQETAQLEEQLQAWGEVILAGDRVLHWEKPWFPGALVGATTALFLLIYYLDPSVLTGVSSAVMMLCLADYLVPKLAPKVFGSNKWTTEQQQRFHEICGNMVKTQRRVLGWSRRLCTLKEEKPKMYFTSVISGLLAVAWIGQQVHNLLLTYLIVSLMLLLPGLNQHGVLSKYAAMAKREINKLIKNKEKKNE; this is translated from the exons ATGGTCGAAGGAGACAACAAGAGCGCCAACATGCTG GCACAGGAAACAGCGCAGCTGGAGGAGCAACTTCAGGCGTGGGGTGAGGTGATCCTGGCCGGGGATCGTGTCCTGCACTGGGAGAAGCCGTGGTTTCCTGGAGCGCTTGTGGGCGCCACCACCGCGCTTTTTCT GCTTATTTACTACCTGGACCCGTCGGTACTGACGGGCGTGTCGAGTGCTGTCATGATGCTGTGCTTGGCTGACTACCTGGTACCCAAGCTGGCGCCCAAAGTCTTTGGCTCCAACAAGTG GACCACAGAGCAGCAGCAGCGCTTCCATGAGATCTGCGGCAACATGGTGAAGACACAGCGTCGTGTGCTGGGCTGGTCGCGCCGTCTGTGTACGCTCAAGGAGGAGAAACCAAAGATG tactTTACGTCAGTGATCAGCGGCTTGCTGGCGGTGGCCTGGATCGGACAGCAAGTGCACAACCTCTTGCTCACCTACCTGATCG TGAgtttgatgctgctgctgccgggTCTCAACCAGCACGGTGTCCTGTCCAAGTACGCCGCCATGGCCAAGAGAGAAATCAACAAGCTGATTAAGAACAAGGAGAAGAAGAACGAGTAG
- the arl6ip1 gene encoding ADP-ribosylation factor-like protein 6-interacting protein 1 isoform X1: MVEGDNKSANMLVCTKMTLLQSKAQETAQLEEQLQAWGEVILAGDRVLHWEKPWFPGALVGATTALFLLIYYLDPSVLTGVSSAVMMLCLADYLVPKLAPKVFGSNKWTTEQQQRFHEICGNMVKTQRRVLGWSRRLCTLKEEKPKMYFTSVISGLLAVAWIGQQVHNLLLTYLIVSLMLLLPGLNQHGVLSKYAAMAKREINKLIKNKEKKNE; encoded by the exons ATGGTCGAAGGAGACAACAAGAGCGCCAACATGCTGGTTTGTACCAAGATGACGTTGTTGCAATCGAAG GCACAGGAAACAGCGCAGCTGGAGGAGCAACTTCAGGCGTGGGGTGAGGTGATCCTGGCCGGGGATCGTGTCCTGCACTGGGAGAAGCCGTGGTTTCCTGGAGCGCTTGTGGGCGCCACCACCGCGCTTTTTCT GCTTATTTACTACCTGGACCCGTCGGTACTGACGGGCGTGTCGAGTGCTGTCATGATGCTGTGCTTGGCTGACTACCTGGTACCCAAGCTGGCGCCCAAAGTCTTTGGCTCCAACAAGTG GACCACAGAGCAGCAGCAGCGCTTCCATGAGATCTGCGGCAACATGGTGAAGACACAGCGTCGTGTGCTGGGCTGGTCGCGCCGTCTGTGTACGCTCAAGGAGGAGAAACCAAAGATG tactTTACGTCAGTGATCAGCGGCTTGCTGGCGGTGGCCTGGATCGGACAGCAAGTGCACAACCTCTTGCTCACCTACCTGATCG TGAgtttgatgctgctgctgccgggTCTCAACCAGCACGGTGTCCTGTCCAAGTACGCCGCCATGGCCAAGAGAGAAATCAACAAGCTGATTAAGAACAAGGAGAAGAAGAACGAGTAG
- the srrm2 gene encoding serine/arginine repetitive matrix protein 2 — protein MYNGIGLTTPRGSGTNGYVQRNLSTLRSKRPRDDRGGERDEKDRERLELQLNRQPNADILEHQRKRQLEVECAKFQDMMEEQGYSAEEIEEKVNSFRMMLQEKNQPQPPAADDKTSVTETHALAAANQQKNDRLRAAFGISSDYVDGSSFHADRKEKEKEKREQERLEKEKQQQQQQQQQQMQQQQKYTLVEDSDESDSPPKKRSRKKKKKTKKRAGSQSPSPPPRREKKSKKKKKKRESSASEEDDSSSDEKQKKASKKKKKQASKSPTKNKAAAQRSVSSTSSRSRSPAPLRSRKAQQVDNGHRPRSADRRRGGDDQSPRRGGCDEREKERGVASLSRRRRDSTSPDKKKETERSKERQGERRRSRSKEPEKRKRDSEKGARRSSRSKERDKQRGRPTSPQGGKDKGRGRRSTSREKPEKAKPCPPQRTRHDSSSPSPAKVDARTGRSRREEEKNAGKRDTRTRHESSSPSPPRADANIGRNRREEERNAGKRDTRTRHDSSSPSPPRADAKTGRNRRVEREEEKNAGKRDTRSRNKSSSPSPPKVEARTGRSRREDERNAGKRDMRTRHESFSPSPRRADAKTGRSRDAQREEEKNAGKRDTRTRRHSSSPSPESRNRGDSLQTYKSRETAKRADASSRPPPRHSRSPPFNGRQDQSRGDGGRTSDQAPGSRRKPDTKTRSPPKQQVQEQKQNGSDSDSSSSSSSSSSSSSSSSSEDEDEPKTRENRSSASIGAAARRFVTNGRTETSQEPRRPPERTQDNMERPSHRAPADPTLGKNHLDRHSPREKPSRRSRSPAAHRATPPKQYQDHSRRSSPPPSHLRDRGWERTVRRSRTRSPRRRSPLIRVRRPPSPPPRRRDSRSPIRRRDSRSPSPVRRRPPTPSPTPLLRRRTSRSPVRRLTSRSPVRRRTSRSPVRRRTSCSPVRRRTSRSPRGKRNSRTPSPPARRRPSPSPLPPKGRRPISPLPKGAAHAASSEGIRAQASQVDKRPGRPEQRAPLERIVQQPRPSSSSSSSSDSSSSSSSSSPSPPPATRKEVNPPEREKKNQMEDERPDRRMLKSGSDASAARGDGSRGSDDQSERRKSTPARREIVTECGINGKESNKKASQSSSSSSSSSSSSSSSSSSSSSSDSSDSEAQPGKGKAKAQQSQSSSSSDTEKDKKDKSGGPPGRLPADSLRDSRSLSYSPPRHMRKAPTSGRGSGGRSR, from the exons ATGTACAATGGCATTGGCCTGACCACTCCCCGGGGCAGCGGAACCAATGGCTACGTTCAGCGCAACCTGTCCACGCTACGCTCCAAGCGGCCCCGTGATGATCGCGGCGGCGAGCGTGATGAAAAGGACCGCGAGCGGCTGGAACTTCAACTCAACCGGCAGCCCAACGCCGACATTCTGGAGCACCAGAGGAAACGGCAGCTGGAGGTGGAATGCGCCAAGTTTCAGGACATGATGGAGGAGCAGGG ATATTCGGCAGAGGAGATCGAGGAGAAGGTGAACAGCTTCCGAATGATGCTGCAGGAAAAGAATCAGCCGCAGCCTCCCGCCGCTGATGACAAAACCAG CGTGACCGAAACGCACGCCCTGGCGGCGGCCAACCAGCAGAAGAACGACCGGCTCCGAGCCGCCTTCGGCATCTCCAGCGACTACGTGGACGGCTCGTCTTTCCACGCCGACcgcaaggagaaggagaaggagaaacgCGAGCAAGAGCGCCTGGAAAAGGaaaagcagcagcaacaacaacaacaacaacaacaaatgcagcagcagcagaaataTAC GTTGGTCGAGGACTCGGACGAGTCGGATTCCCCACCCAAGAAACGCAGTcgcaagaagaaaaagaagaccaAAAAGAGAGCCGG GTCACAGAGTCCCTCGCCGCCTCCTCGCCGGGAGAAAAaatccaagaagaagaagaagaaacg CGAGTCCTCAGCGTCGGAGGAGGATGACAG TTCCTCAGACGAGAAGCAGAAGAAGGcgtcaaagaagaaaaagaagcaagCGAGTAAAAGTCCCACAAAGAACAAGGCGGCGGCGCAGCGGAGCGTCTCGTCCACGTCGTCCCGCAG TCGCTCGCCTGCGCCGTTGCGATCACGCAAGGCACAACAGGTGGACAACGGGCACAGGCCAAGATCTGCGGACCGGAGACGAGGCGGGGACGACCAGAGTCCGCGACGTGGAGGATGTGACGAG agagagaaagagaggggaGTGGCTTCCCTTTCCAGGAGGAGGCGGGACTCGACTTCccccgacaaaaaaaaagagactgaAAGGAGCAAAGAGCGGCAGGGTGAAAGGCGGCGTTCACGAAGTAAAGAGCCAGAGAAGAGAAAGAGGGATAGCGAAAAGGGCGCCCGGAGGAGCTCCAGGAGCAAAGAGAGGGACAAACAGAGAGGGAGACCAACAAGTCCACAAGGTGGCAAAGACAAAGGTCGAGGAAGGCGTTCCACCAGCAGAGAAAAGCCAGAAAAAGCAAAGCCGTGTCCTCCCCAGAGGACAAGACATGACTCTTCTTCTCCTTCACCTGCCAAAGTGGATGCCAGGACTGGTCGCAGTAGAAGAGAGGAAGAGAAGAACGCCGGGAAGCGGGACACCAGGACCCGACACGAATCCTCTTCTCCTTCACCACCCAGAGCAGACGCCAACATTGGTCGCAACAGAAGAGAGGAGGAGAGAAACGCCGGCAAGCGGGACACCAGGACCAGACACGACTCCTCTTCTCCTTCACCGCCCAGAGCAGACGCCAAGACTGGTCGCAACAGAAGAGTGGAACGAGAGGAAGAGAAGAACGCCGGAAAGCGGGACACCAGGAGCCGAAACAAATCCTCTTCTCCTTCACCGCCCAAAGTGGAGGCCAGGACTGGTCGCAGTAGACGAGAGGATGAGAGAAATGCCGGGAAGCGGGACATGAGGACCAGACACGAGTCATTTTCTCCGTCACCTCGCAGAGCGGACGCCAAGACTGGTCGCAGCAGAGATGCACAACGAGAGGAGGAGAAGAACGCAGGGAAGCGGGACACGAGGACCAGACGCCACTCTTCGTCCCCATCTCCTGAGAGCAGGAACAGAGGAGACTCACTGCAGACGTATAAGAGCAGAGAGACCGCAAAAAGAGCAGACGCCTCTTCTCGCCCTCCACCTCGTCATTCTCGTTCGCCGCCTTTCAACGGACGCCAGGACCAAAGTCGAGGAGATGGAGGGAGGACGTCTGACCAGGCACCGGGAAGTCGGCGCAAACCTGACACCAAGACCAGAAGTCCTCCAAAGCAGCAGGTGCAGGAACAAAAACAGAACGGCAGTGACAGCGACTCATCCTCGTCCTCATCCTCGTCTTCGTCGTCATCTTCATCGTCCTCGTCAGAAGACGAAGACGAACCCAAGACAAGAGAAAACAGAAGTTCCGCTTCCATTGGAGCAGCCGCTCGAAGGTTCGTCACCAACGGACGCACCGAGACCTCCCAAGAACCCCGAAGACCCCCTGAGCGGACACAAGACAACATGGAGCGGCCCTCTCACAGAGCCCCCGCCGACCCCACTCTAGGAAAAAACCATCTGGACCGCCATAGTCCGCGGGAAAAGCCCAGCAGGAGGTCCCGCTCTCCGGCAGCCCACCGTGCCACCCCGCCCAAGCAGTACCAGGACCACTCCAGGAGAAGTAGTCCTCCTCCGTCCCACCTCCGGGACCGAGGATGGGAACGGACTGTCAGACGTAGCAGGACCAGGAGCCCCAGGAGGCGCAGCCCTCTGATCAG GGTGCGCCGCCCACCTTCGCCGCCCCCCAGGAGACGCGACAGTCGCTCGCCAATCAGGAGGCGTGACAGCCGCTCGCCCTCGCCAGTGCGCAGGAGGCCGCCCACTCCCTCCCCTACGCCACTGCTTAGGAGGCGCACCAGTCGCTCGCCGGTGAGGAGGCTCACCAGTCGGTCGCCGGTGAGGAGGCGCACCAGTCGCTCGCCGGTGAGGAGGCGGACCAGTTGCTCGCCGGTGAGAAGACGAACTAGTCGCTCGCCAAGGGGGAAGCGCAACAGTCGCACACCGTCACCACCTGCCAGGAGGCGTCCCAGCCCCTCGCCGTTGCCCCCAAAAGGGAGGAGGCCAATTAGTCCCTTGCCAAAAGGGGCCGCTCACGCTGCGTCCTCAGAAGGCATCCGGGCGCAAGCTAGCCAAGTGGACAAGCGTCCGGGCAGGCCAGAGCAGCGGGCGCCACTCGAGAGAATCGTTCAGCAGCCCAGACCGTCCTCGTCTTCATCGTCTTCCTCCGACTCCTCGTCCTCATCCTCGTCATCATCGCCTTCTCCGCCGCCGGCAACCAGGAAAGAGGTCAATCCTCCGGAGCGGGAGAAGAAAAATCAGATGGAAGACGAGAGACCAGACCGCAGGATGCTGAAAAGCGGTTCAGACGCCTCGGCAGCTCGCGGGGATGGGTCGCGAGGCTCCGACGACCAATCGGAGCGCAGGAAGTCGACCCCGGCCCGGCGGGAAATTGTCACCGAGTGCGGCATCAATGGAAAGGAATCCAACAAGAAAGCAAGCCAGAGCAGCAGctcttcatcttcatcttcatcctcctcttcatcctcctcctcatcctcctcctcttcagacAGCTCGGACTCAGAGGCGCAACCAGGAAAAGG GAAAGCTAAAGCTCAGCAGTCccaatcctcctcctcctcagacaCCGAAAAAGACAAGAAGGACAAAAG